Within Quercus lobata isolate SW786 chromosome 5, ValleyOak3.0 Primary Assembly, whole genome shotgun sequence, the genomic segment GGTAGAgggaagctgtcctttgggcatgctttgttcaggtcggtgaagtctacacacattctccactttctGTTCGCTTTCTTTACCAGGACGACGTTGGCGAGCCATTCTGGATAGTATACTTCCCGGATGAATCCAGCCGTCAAGAGTTTGGTTACTTCCTCTGCTACTGCCTGATCTCGTTCTGGAGCAAAAGTTCTTCGTCGTTGCTGAACGGGCTTCCTGCTGGGGTCCACATTCAGCCTATGCTGGATGAATTCTGGAGATATGCCTagcatgtcctcgtgactccatgcaaagacatctagaTTCCCCTTAAGGAATTTTATGAGCCTCGTTCTCATCTCGGGGCTTAGCGTCGTCCCTATCCTGGTCGTCTTGTCCGCATTTCCTTCTACCAACTCCACTGCTTCTAGGGTCTCCATCCCgtcctcctctttttcttcaatcgtCCACGTGTGGTTCTCTTTTTTTGCCAGTACGGTCTGATAGCATTCCCTTGCCAGGACTTGGTCACCCTTCACTTCACCCACGCCGTTGtctgttgggaatttcaccttcaaacagtaggtCGACATCGCCGCCTTTCACTTGTTTAGggtgggcctcccaatgatgacattgtaggacGAGGGGCAATCTACCACCAGGAAGTCTACTTGTTTGGTCAACTGCAATGGGTAGGTCCCTGCCATCACCGTCAGAGTCATTATACCCCTGGGGTAGACCCTGTCTCCACTGAAGCTGACAAGCGGAGAGTCAAAAGGGCGGAGCCTTTTTGGATCTAATCTCAACTGTTGGAAGGCTGGGAGGTAGATGATATCCGTTGAGCTCCCGTTATCAATAAGGATCCTTTTggtattgaacccttctatattCAGCACTATGACCAGGGGATCGTTGTGAGGCTGCTTTACTCCTCTGGCGTCTCCTTCATTAAAGGACATGTCTTGGTATGTTCGTCGGTGCTTGGACAGAGGCATGGTGTGGACGCTGTTCACCTGTCTGTGGCATGCTTTTTTGAGTGATCTAAATGATCCTCCTGAGGATCGTCCTCCCGTGATcgtgtttatctccccgatcactTTGTGTGGAGGCTGGGACGGATGGTCGTCATCCCGAGTGAAGGATTCATGTTAGGTCCTGTTGTCGTCTCTGAACTTGttatattctcctttctttacatatttctgTAACTTTCCTTTCCGTATTAATTCCTCTATTTGTTCCTTCAGGTCTCTGCAATCTTCTGTGTTGTGGCCGTGGTCTCTATGGAACCGGCAATACTTGTTATTGTCGCGTACGTTGGGGGACGAGTGTAATGGCctgggccatttgagataatgctcgtccttgatctgcgtgaaaatcttgtcaacaggcataaccaaagGAGTAAATTTTACCTGACGAGGATTTTTGTCGTCTCTCCTTCTATTCCCGTCATTGTTCCGTCGTTCTGGtctgtctctcttttgcccTCTACGGTCGTCTTCTCTTTTGGACTTGTCTCCTAACCTCTCAGTATCTTTTATGGCAGCTAGAGCATCTTTcgcgttcatgtacttttgtGCCTTCAGGAGCATCTCAGCCATCGTCTTCGGGGGGTTTTTTACAAGAGAGGCCACAAGGTCTCTGGATCTCAAccctgctttgaaggtcgtcagctgcaccttgtcatcagcttcgtccaCTTCCAGAGTTTCCCGGGTGAATCGCTTGACATATGACCTCAGAGTCTCCTTCTCTCCCTGTCTTATGGTGAGTAAGTAATCTACTGGTCTCATTGGGTGTTATCCCCCTATGAAGTGGCACAAGAAAGCACTACTCAGCTGATCGAAGTTGTCTATGGACGAGTTTGGCAACTTAGTAAACCACtctcttgcagctcctttgagagtcgtAGGGAAGGAACGACACAATATCTCGTCAGGTGGTTGCTGAAGACCCAGAGtcgtcttaaaggtattaagatgatcctGAGAGTCCTTGAGTCCGTCGAATGGCTCTAATTGAGGCAGGCGAAACTTTGACGGCACGGGGCAATCAAGTACCGCTGCAGTGAAGGGCGAATCCGTAGCCCTTATCATTTTGTCTACGCTCCGGtctgttttttctttgatagcgctccttagttcgtccatctctttccttATTTCCCGAAGAAGATCTGAGTTCTGTTCGTCCGGAGTAGTTGGTCTCCGGGGGGTTTCCCTCCGTTGGCTATCCCCCTCTCCCTCCGTGTTGCCTTTGGACCGGTTTTCTTCCTGTTGAGCTTGTTGAACCTGCTGGAGCCGCagcttcatttcctggttcTGTCTGGTGAGTTCCTCAATGGTGGCTGCAAAGGGCTTGAACTTGCTGGGCCAAGGTTGCTGAATCtgggttggattccatctggATATGGAGAATTGATGGAAACTACGTTTTCGAATATGAATCTGAAAACTcgttcccacagacgacgccaaacTGATGGAACACAAATTCGTCAGTAAGAGTGAGCAGATGGAATCTCTTGTGGAATATGAAGGTTTGCTCGATGAGGgccaccggtgtggtgcctgccacaaagtctccgatgccaaagttaggaTAACAATCAAACACAGTAAAgaagtaaaatgtaatttcagaGTATTTTTTGCATATATCCCCCCTTCTGTTGGTTGTATGAAAGCTTTATACCTGAGGCCTTAGAGGCTAGCCGTTGGGGCTGTTAATGCTCTCTGAAGTAACGCCCCTGGTCCAGTAATGAGACTTTTAAGAGGCTCCCAACGGTCTGCCTGGTCGATTTAATAACTGCTcaggtcattgattgactgcattgaatgactccctgccttcgtcagtgatgatgGCTTTCTTCATTGTTTCTGATGACCTCGTCATGGATGATTCCTTCGTCATTAATGTTATCTTCGTCAGTGGGATGTAGAATCATCATTCCTGTTAAGTTTCTCATCAATTTGGACCATCTCTGTAGAAgcattgaatgaaaaaaaattatccaaaaggGGTAATCTTCACAGAATATTAGTTGGTGCGATATGGTCCATTCACTTCATCATTCCCAATCTAGACCATTTTCGTCGTTACCATTGCGTgattaatttacttttttcaCTGTGTGCGAGGAAACTGTAACAAGTAACAAGTCGCATTCTTCACAAAAGACAGAGACAAGAAACGAGGAAACTGTAACATTCACATTACTTGGTGCGCTATGATCCACTACGCACTCAAGCTATTCTACTTTTTCATCATTCAAGAACCTAGTGCTGCAACATTTCTACTGCTTCGACCACATTTAATCAAGCACAACCCAGAACTCGCTCATTAAATTGAATTCATCTATTGGGATTGGGTAATAAAGATTTCGTTCTACATTGTAAATTTCTTCTTGATTGCCTTATTTGGGATGTGTCGCCTTGCGCAAtagcttttcttttaaagatgtccttagttttcttttctttttttttttcttttttttttttttttttcaagttggtTTGTCAATTTTATTACATCTTTCATAATTATACTTAAGGTTAGAAACCAAATTAACACAACTGAAAGATTGTAGACCAAATTGAAGTATGATGTAAAGGATAAAAATCAAATACGTAGTTTACCCAACTTATTATAactatctccaaaaaaaaaaaaaaaaaaggtttaaactCATAAAATTTGAAAGGCCAAAATACATTAgcttttttaaatcaaataaatgccATTTTAGTAAATTTATTAAGGTTAAAAGTTGCTCTCATGATAATTATTAATggaccattttaagaaagttttaatattatttttatgaaaaatataaaaagttgtaaaaaaaaatcaattactttttttctttccccatAAGAAgttccaaaaaatatttcataaaccaATACCTTTAGCATATTTCATCCCACttctcataaaaatatttcataacagtttctaaaaatattttataaaagttaACTTTTcccatttattaaaattttattcattaactttttaaatCGTACAATATTTTATGACATGATCTTAAAAGAAAGCGTGGACAAATGAGATAGAACAACGTGACTATAAATTTattacattaatttattaaattaaataattattatgtaaTTATATATGATATCACTTAGAACATAATTCTTGGCTATATTGACAAAATTTAAGATAGTTATCATGTAAAAATGCAGTCAGATTGGGCAAGAGGTTGCAACTAATTGGACcatatttacccaaaaaaaaaactaattggaCCATAATGTATGGTATTATAGGTATAACACGTTGGAATATTGGGCATAGAATAAGGTATTCtgtttcacaaaaaaaaaataaaaaaaataaaaaaataaaagaataaggtATTCTGGCTCAAGAAAAGTCGTGATAATAAAAAGCAAGTCTATAGGTAACCCTTTAATCCACCTAATTGGCCACATTGGAAGTGTAAGCCTATCCAAGAAATTGAttactaaaaaacaaaacattaattCAAACACCCATCCATCCTTATCTTGGCGTATCCATGAGtttaaaaatccaaattcttaTCAATTGGTGGGAGTCTTCACAAAAGACAAAGACTAGACTAGTGTTGGCGTTACCATTGTGTGATTGGTTTACTTTTTTCCTTTGTGtatgagaaaaaattatagCATTCATATTAGCTGTTGCGATATGATCTGATCCACTCACTTCACTATCCCAATCTAGAAGAACTGTCATCGTCAGTGGTTTACTTTTTTCCGGTGTACGCGAGGAAACGGTATAACAACTAACAAGTAACATTCGCGTTATATGATCCACTCACCCCACTATCCCTGTCTATTCTCTCATCACTCAAGACCTTAGTGCTGCAACTTGTCTATTGCTTTGACCTCATTCAGTCAAACACAACGCAAAACTTGCTCATTAAATAGAATCAGCAAGGGAGAGGATCTTATTCACTTCCAAGCCATCCTTCTCTTATGACCCACTACTCACTTCGCCATCCAAAATCTAATTCTACTTTCTCATCATTCAAGACCCTAGTACTGCAACATTTCTACTGGCTTCAACCTCATTTACTCAAACACAACCCAGAACTTGCTCATTAAATTGAATCAGCAAAGAATTGAGGATCTTCGCTTGTAGCAATGGGAACGAGACTATTGTGCTCAATTCACTTCCTAGCCATCCTTCTCTTGTTCAATGTAAAATCAACTCTTGCTGTTTTATCTAGCAATACTGGCACCTCAAGTTATTTTGGCGGGAATGAGACAGATTATCAGGCTTTGTTGGCCTTCAAGACAAAGATAACACAAGACCCTGGAAACGTATTGAGCTCGTGGAATGATTCCCTCCATTTCTGCCAGTGGGAAGGTGTAACATGCGGCCGCAAGCATAGAAGAGTCACTGTATTAAACCTTAAGTCCAGAGGTTTGGTGGGTTCCTTGTCTCCATACATAGGCAACCTCAGCTTCATGAGGGTAATCGATCTCTCGAACAATACCATTGGAGGCAAGATTCATAATGAAGTTGGTCGTCTATTCAGGTTGCGAGTATTGAGCCTGAGTAACAACTCCTTCCAAGGAGAAATTCCTGCAAACCTTTCCCATTGCGCGAACCTGGAGCACCTTACGGTCAATTATAGTAACCTTTCAGGGTCAATCCCGACGGAGTTCGCTTCTTTGTCAAAGCTGGTGGTATTTTCTGTTGGCAAAAACAATCTCATGGGAAGAATCCCACCTTTCATTGGAAACCTTAGCTCTCTCCAAGTCTTATCTCTATCCTATAATGTCTTGAAAGGACAGATTCCAAATGACTTAGGCCAATTAGGAAGCTTACAAATTCTTGCACTGGGAGAAAATAAACTCTCTGGTTTGATTCCATCGTCTTTGTATAATCTTTcatctataattattttttcattgtcTGAAAATGAGTTTAGTGGAACTCTTCCCACAGACTTATTCCTCACTATTCCTCATCTCCAGTTGCTTCAAATAACTGGAAACAATTTTACCGGATCTATTCCGACCTCATTATCTAATGCTTCAGAGCTACAAATCTTCGATGTTGGAAGCAACAAACTTACCGGAAAAGTTTCAGTTAATTTTGGAGGCTTACAACATTTGGAAGATAtacttttttatgaaaataatttagGAAGCGGAGATGTTGATGAATTGGACTTCATTAAATCTCTAGTCAATTGTAGCCGATTGAAGACCTTTATCCTCGAAGACAATCAATTCAAAGGTATGTTGCCAAATGTTTTGGGAAATCTTTCAACCCAACTTGAATATTTTATGATCAGCAACAATCTTATTTTTGGGGAAATCCCTTCAGGGATAGGTAATTTGATTAGCATGAACCACTTATGGATGGCTGGTAATGAACTCACAGGCA encodes:
- the LOC115991339 gene encoding putative receptor-like protein kinase At3g47110, whose translation is MGTRLLCSIHFLAILLLFNVKSTLAVLSSNTGTSSYFGGNETDYQALLAFKTKITQDPGNVLSSWNDSLHFCQWEGVTCGRKHRRVTVLNLKSRGLVGSLSPYIGNLSFMRVIDLSNNTIGGKIHNEVGRLFRLRVLSLSNNSFQGEIPANLSHCANLEHLTVNYSNLSGSIPTEFASLSKLVVFSVGKNNLMGRIPPFIGNLSSLQVLSLSYNVLKGQIPNDLGQLGSLQILALGENKLSGLIPSSLYNLSSIIIFSLSENEFSGTLPTDLFLTIPHLQLLQITGNNFTGSIPTSLSNASELQIFDVGSNKLTGKVSVNFGGLQHLEDILFYENNLGSGDVDELDFIKSLVNCSRLKTFILEDNQFKGMLPNVLGNLSTQLEYFMISNNLIFGEIPSGIGNLISMNHLWMAGNELTGTIPRDIGNLQKLQRLFLSNNKLSGRLPITLGNLSSMS